One genomic region from Spirulina subsalsa PCC 9445 encodes:
- a CDS encoding serine/threonine protein kinase has product MIGKLLDGRYKIIQTLAAGGFGQTYLAHDTRRPGHPICVVKQLHPVSQDPQFLTTARRLFTTEAETLERLGMHSQIPRLLAYFEQEAEFYLVQDYVEGHPLTQELVKGQRWEEGKVIQLLRELLEVLTFVHGQNVIHRDVKPDNILRRDGDRRLVLVDFGAVKQIRSQVAFNPYGAANTVSVGTPGYMASEQARGQPCFASDLYSVGVIAIQALTGVSPQQFDYDSQTGEIVWQRDCCSPGLGAILERLVAYHFRERYQSAAEVLTVVSNLHVTAAPTAQLPALAPLPPPTVPPLSEQATLAVAPLEMSVHRVSPPKTARGGYTPTPKGKKGPNPLLLLFCSVFAVMFSVAFGATFALNRLQPQSGTANNAPRRSNPVLDWFGGREVSFERRPTCTVLVENGLNVRDRPNGQIVGGVERGTVLSLTGRKADDWVQINDPVEGWVSSQPQYVTCDQDFTSPVARESSPEPSSPPVASPTPERPASDSGGDILSRAQERFQNGDLSGAIELARSISRRSEAYRQAQNTMAQWQQEWQVLERRYEAARRALAERRWDDAIAHANTNPSEYEYWKTRFLQIAKEARDRKVEQERQSTPSTRPSPPIITEDSLTSPVVEKPQKPEEENGGWILNPPKPTPSEVTTPTFISPEPIEELTPSRPVAEPESPNSSFVEQPGLQ; this is encoded by the coding sequence ATGATTGGAAAACTACTAGATGGGCGTTATAAAATTATTCAAACACTAGCGGCGGGTGGATTTGGTCAAACTTATCTCGCTCACGATACCCGTCGTCCCGGGCATCCCATTTGTGTGGTGAAACAGTTACATCCTGTGAGTCAAGATCCCCAATTTTTGACCACAGCGCGCCGACTCTTCACAACAGAGGCAGAAACTTTAGAACGTTTGGGGATGCACAGTCAAATTCCCCGATTATTGGCTTATTTTGAACAAGAAGCAGAATTTTATTTAGTTCAGGATTATGTGGAAGGACATCCTTTAACTCAGGAGTTGGTGAAAGGTCAACGCTGGGAAGAGGGAAAAGTGATCCAACTGTTGCGCGAACTGTTGGAGGTGTTGACTTTTGTTCATGGTCAAAATGTGATTCACCGGGATGTTAAACCGGATAATATTTTGCGCCGGGATGGGGATAGGCGTTTGGTGTTGGTGGATTTTGGGGCGGTGAAGCAGATTCGCTCTCAAGTGGCTTTTAATCCTTACGGGGCAGCGAATACGGTTTCTGTAGGAACGCCGGGCTATATGGCCAGTGAACAGGCCAGGGGCCAGCCTTGTTTTGCCAGTGATTTGTATTCGGTGGGGGTGATTGCCATTCAGGCGTTAACGGGGGTGAGTCCTCAACAGTTTGATTATGATTCTCAAACTGGGGAGATTGTCTGGCAACGGGATTGTTGTAGTCCGGGTTTGGGGGCGATTTTAGAGCGTTTGGTGGCCTATCATTTTCGGGAGCGTTATCAGTCGGCGGCTGAGGTGCTGACGGTGGTTTCTAATCTTCATGTGACGGCGGCTCCCACCGCCCAATTGCCTGCTCTTGCTCCCCTTCCACCTCCCACGGTGCCGCCGTTGTCGGAACAGGCGACGCTGGCTGTGGCTCCGTTGGAGATGTCGGTTCATCGGGTGTCTCCTCCTAAGACGGCGCGAGGGGGATATACTCCAACTCCCAAGGGGAAAAAGGGGCCGAATCCTCTGTTGTTGCTGTTTTGTTCGGTGTTTGCGGTGATGTTTTCGGTGGCGTTTGGGGCAACCTTTGCGCTCAATCGGTTACAGCCCCAATCGGGGACGGCGAATAATGCACCCCGGCGTTCTAATCCGGTGTTGGATTGGTTTGGGGGGCGTGAGGTGTCTTTTGAACGACGGCCGACTTGTACGGTGTTGGTGGAGAATGGGTTAAATGTGCGCGATCGCCCCAATGGCCAAATCGTCGGCGGGGTGGAACGGGGAACGGTCTTGAGTCTCACGGGTCGCAAGGCGGATGATTGGGTACAAATTAATGACCCGGTGGAGGGGTGGGTTTCCAGTCAGCCTCAATATGTGACCTGTGATCAGGATTTTACGTCCCCTGTGGCGCGGGAATCCTCTCCTGAGCCATCCAGTCCTCCTGTGGCTTCTCCTACCCCAGAAAGACCTGCTTCAGACTCAGGAGGGGATATTTTAAGTCGGGCGCAGGAACGGTTTCAAAATGGGGATTTATCGGGGGCGATTGAGTTGGCGCGTTCTATTTCTCGTCGCAGTGAGGCCTACCGTCAAGCCCAGAATACGATGGCTCAATGGCAACAGGAATGGCAGGTTTTAGAACGGCGTTATGAGGCAGCACGACGGGCTTTAGCGGAACGTCGTTGGGATGATGCGATCGCCCACGCCAATACTAACCCCAGTGAGTATGAGTATTGGAAAACCCGTTTTCTCCAGATTGCCAAGGAAGCCCGCGATCGCAAAGTGGAACAAGAACGCCAAAGCACCCCCAGCACTCGTCCCTCTCCCCCCATCATCACAGAAGATTCTCTAACCTCCCCCGTGGTGGAAAAACCCCAAAAGCCCGAGGAAGAAAACGGAGGCTGGATTCTGAATCCTCCTAAACCTACTCCCTCCGAGGTCACAACCCCAACCTTTATCTCCCCCGAACCGATTGAGGAGTTAACCCCTTCTCGTCCCGTCGCAGAACCTGAGAGTCCCAACTCGTCTTTTGTTGAACAACCGGGTTTGCAGTAG
- a CDS encoding DUF3146 family protein, which yields MSSKHLPETIAHVRITGQSWQQGKIEGEVSAASYEWEFQWHFRQGILIIQPSLGRALILEPLSRFLERSDYQLEPGSDYEFTVRALF from the coding sequence GTGAGTTCTAAGCATTTGCCTGAAACCATTGCTCATGTCCGGATTACGGGGCAGTCTTGGCAACAAGGAAAAATTGAGGGGGAAGTGAGCGCCGCTTCCTATGAGTGGGAGTTTCAATGGCATTTTCGTCAGGGTATCTTAATCATTCAACCTTCTCTCGGACGGGCTTTAATTCTAGAACCCCTCAGTCGTTTTCTGGAGCGTTCAGATTATCAATTGGAGCCAGGGAGTGATTATGAGTTTACGGTGCGAGCCTTGTTTTGA
- a CDS encoding Npun_R2479 family HD domain-containing metalloprotein, producing MFLSTNLLIDHLVTQLNRGYHRTYGGWKSEYSEIISWAAGMALENIANSDALYHNVEHTIFVTLVGQEILRGKHIKEGGATPEDWLHFHISLLCHDIGYVKGVCRRDRPKSNLYATGVDEQMIELPPGASDAALAPYHVDRGKSFVMERFRGHKLIDAEILKENIELTRFPVPADEDHKNTENYPGLVRAADLIGQLSDPRYLQKIPALFYEFEEIGTNKFLGYQSPGDLRANYPSFYWKAVYPYIQTGLKYLNLTQAGKQVIANLYATVFQVEHEEDPRVERVLAS from the coding sequence ATGTTTTTGTCCACAAATTTATTGATTGATCATCTTGTTACGCAACTGAACCGGGGTTATCATCGGACTTACGGGGGCTGGAAGTCGGAGTATTCTGAGATTATTTCTTGGGCGGCGGGAATGGCTTTAGAAAATATTGCCAATAGTGACGCGCTGTATCATAACGTGGAACATACTATTTTTGTCACGTTGGTGGGTCAAGAAATCTTACGGGGAAAGCATATTAAGGAGGGGGGGGCGACTCCGGAGGATTGGCTGCATTTTCATATTTCCCTGTTGTGCCATGATATTGGGTATGTGAAGGGAGTTTGTCGGCGCGATCGCCCTAAGTCCAATCTCTACGCGACTGGGGTAGACGAACAAATGATTGAACTGCCCCCGGGGGCGAGTGATGCGGCGTTAGCCCCCTATCATGTAGATCGGGGCAAATCTTTTGTCATGGAGCGTTTTCGCGGTCATAAGTTAATTGATGCGGAAATTCTCAAGGAAAATATTGAGTTAACTCGGTTTCCGGTGCCGGCGGATGAAGATCATAAAAATACGGAGAATTACCCCGGTTTAGTGCGGGCGGCGGATTTAATCGGCCAGTTAAGTGATCCTCGGTATTTACAAAAAATTCCGGCTTTGTTTTATGAGTTCGAGGAAATTGGGACAAACAAGTTTTTAGGCTATCAGTCGCCGGGGGATTTGCGGGCGAATTATCCTAGTTTTTATTGGAAAGCGGTTTATCCTTATATTCAAACGGGGTTAAAGTATCTGAATTTAACCCAAGCCGGAAAACAGGTGATTGCCAATCTATACGCGACGGTGTTCCAAGTTGAACATGAGGAAGATCCGAGAGTGGAGAGGGTTTTAGCCTCCTAA
- a CDS encoding PAS domain-containing protein, producing the protein MSSSSPFSFDYSRLLAELQEGVWSMSYKARRFLYFNPALENIFGGAICDENHCPTGWWEAIYPPERDRLIQALNTLKLGEVKELHYPIIRPDGAMRFLRNKFWRVRGTPARFEGVITDVTPQTLNQPSDPPNSPLEAFFLTIPTGIAFLDFDLRFRFINEYLAQLNGKRLADHLNRTLAEVLPEQVAFLAPLCEQVINTGEAILEQEVTTVDPHDPTRESTWSVSLFLAQVEKGEALGVGVLVNDISQQKAAFRERQAATQALLLSEQQLQKAQRIAHIGNWEFDVLTGKISWSEEMFRIYGWDPEGETPTLEQFTQNIHPDDQPIHNEIVSQTLATGAPFCMDYRIYQVNSGELRHLDVRGEAIRNEQGEVIQLFGTVLDITERRQAELALQQREEFLRSIYEGISQAIFMLDVQPDGEFYYVGWNPFADQLMKIPSSYVFGKKPRDLFGEEVGAILTAHYTSCVKRGESITYEESLTVEGENIWFLTTLNPLRNEQGKIYRIVGTAQTINEQKLTEMALKESQEQLQASAKTRDALQQLLASQIRQSLDLQTVLEATVAEIYNLLPVSACTFAWYHPPDETMPDDPIFALGYWEVITEAKVPESLSYLGQFPSAANPMMLEQLKQGKSFQIEDTQTVTDPTMRAFFIERSVTSALFLPIPTNNGLGVLNCMRSVEIEPWDEVALQLLQMATDQIAIAINQSELYQKAQSKTRELEQTLEELQKAQTNLVQAEKMSSLGQLVAGIAHEINNPINFIYGNLEPARTYAESLLGLIKLYQETYPEPTPEIAEAIEEMDLEFITEDITKLLDSMWLGSIRIRDIVQSLRTFARLDESGFKSVNIHENLDSTLMVLRNELKTERHEMPNIMISRNYEELPSIYCDIGQLNQVFFNLITNGIDAIKQRNRQWDNAAILEDPGCILINTTLLNKHWIKITISDNGVGIDPNKISQIFDPFYTTKGVGNGTGLGLSVSYQIIVNNHQGRLYCESELGKGTKFIIELPIQGKG; encoded by the coding sequence ATGAGTTCTTCATCCCCCTTCTCGTTTGACTATTCCCGGTTGTTGGCTGAACTCCAAGAGGGGGTTTGGTCAATGAGTTATAAGGCTCGTCGATTTTTGTATTTTAATCCGGCACTAGAGAACATTTTTGGGGGGGCGATTTGCGATGAAAACCACTGTCCAACGGGCTGGTGGGAGGCTATATATCCTCCAGAGCGCGATCGCCTAATCCAAGCCCTCAATACCCTCAAACTGGGGGAAGTTAAGGAACTCCACTATCCCATTATTCGCCCCGATGGAGCCATGCGCTTCTTGCGGAATAAATTCTGGCGAGTCCGAGGAACCCCAGCCCGTTTTGAAGGGGTGATTACAGACGTAACCCCACAAACCCTAAACCAGCCATCAGACCCCCCAAATAGCCCACTAGAAGCCTTTTTTCTCACCATCCCGACCGGAATAGCTTTCCTAGATTTTGACCTGCGATTTCGCTTTATTAATGAATATTTAGCCCAATTAAACGGTAAGAGGTTAGCAGACCATTTAAACCGTACCCTAGCAGAAGTTTTACCCGAGCAGGTGGCCTTTTTAGCCCCTCTATGTGAACAGGTTATCAACACAGGAGAGGCGATTTTAGAACAAGAAGTGACGACGGTAGATCCCCATGATCCCACCCGAGAATCTACTTGGTCAGTGTCTCTATTTTTGGCGCAGGTGGAGAAGGGCGAAGCGTTGGGGGTGGGGGTGTTGGTCAATGATATTAGCCAACAAAAAGCCGCCTTTCGGGAACGGCAAGCGGCCACCCAAGCCCTATTATTAAGTGAGCAACAATTGCAAAAAGCGCAACGGATTGCCCATATTGGTAACTGGGAATTTGATGTCTTGACGGGGAAAATAAGTTGGTCTGAGGAGATGTTTCGCATCTATGGCTGGGATCCGGAGGGAGAAACACCGACTCTGGAACAGTTTACCCAGAACATTCATCCTGATGATCAACCCATTCATAATGAAATTGTCAGTCAAACGTTGGCCACTGGCGCTCCTTTTTGTATGGATTACCGAATTTATCAGGTCAATAGTGGAGAATTGCGCCATTTAGATGTACGAGGGGAAGCGATTAGGAATGAGCAAGGGGAGGTGATTCAACTTTTTGGCACTGTTTTAGATATTACTGAACGTCGTCAAGCGGAATTAGCATTACAACAACGGGAGGAGTTTTTACGCAGCATTTATGAAGGAATTTCTCAAGCTATTTTCATGCTTGATGTTCAACCGGATGGAGAGTTTTATTATGTGGGGTGGAATCCTTTTGCAGATCAGTTAATGAAGATTCCCTCTAGTTATGTTTTTGGCAAAAAACCTCGGGACTTGTTTGGTGAAGAGGTTGGCGCAATACTGACGGCTCATTACACAAGTTGTGTAAAAAGAGGGGAATCTATCACCTATGAAGAGTCTTTGACGGTGGAGGGAGAAAACATCTGGTTTTTGACAACCTTAAATCCTTTGCGCAATGAACAGGGGAAAATTTATCGTATTGTCGGAACGGCTCAAACTATTAATGAGCAGAAACTTACAGAAATGGCACTGAAAGAGTCTCAGGAACAACTGCAAGCTAGCGCAAAAACTCGGGATGCTCTACAACAGTTATTAGCCAGTCAAATTCGCCAATCTTTGGATTTACAAACGGTATTAGAAGCCACCGTAGCGGAAATTTATAATTTGTTACCTGTCAGTGCTTGTACGTTTGCTTGGTATCATCCCCCGGATGAAACAATGCCCGATGATCCAATCTTTGCTTTAGGGTATTGGGAGGTTATTACTGAGGCAAAAGTTCCGGAATCTTTATCCTATTTGGGACAATTTCCCTCGGCAGCAAATCCTATGATGTTGGAACAACTCAAACAGGGAAAAAGCTTCCAAATTGAGGATACCCAAACTGTAACAGATCCTACGATGAGGGCATTTTTTATAGAGAGGTCTGTTACTTCAGCTTTGTTTTTACCCATCCCAACTAATAACGGTTTAGGGGTGTTAAACTGTATGCGAAGTGTGGAGATAGAACCTTGGGATGAGGTGGCTTTACAGCTTTTGCAGATGGCAACGGATCAAATTGCTATTGCTATTAATCAATCGGAACTTTATCAAAAAGCCCAAAGTAAAACGCGGGAGTTAGAACAAACTCTGGAAGAATTACAAAAGGCACAAACAAATCTGGTGCAAGCAGAAAAAATGTCCTCGTTGGGTCAATTGGTGGCTGGAATTGCCCATGAGATTAATAATCCGATTAATTTTATCTATGGCAATTTAGAACCCGCCAGAACCTATGCTGAATCTTTACTGGGTTTAATTAAGCTTTATCAGGAAACCTATCCTGAGCCAACGCCAGAGATTGCGGAAGCTATCGAAGAGATGGATTTAGAGTTCATCACGGAAGATATTACAAAGTTGTTGGATTCTATGTGGCTGGGTTCAATTCGTATCCGGGATATTGTGCAGTCTTTGCGGACGTTTGCCCGATTAGATGAATCGGGCTTTAAGAGTGTCAATATACACGAAAATCTGGATAGTACCTTAATGGTGTTACGCAATGAACTGAAAACGGAACGCCATGAGATGCCCAACATTATGATCTCTCGTAACTATGAAGAACTGCCGTCTATTTATTGTGATATCGGTCAACTTAATCAGGTTTTCTTTAATTTAATTACCAATGGAATTGATGCCATTAAACAGAGGAATAGGCAGTGGGACAATGCCGCTATTTTAGAAGATCCGGGCTGTATTTTAATTAATACAACATTATTGAATAAGCACTGGATTAAAATTACAATCTCTGATAATGGTGTAGGAATTGATCCCAATAAAATATCTCAAATTTTTGATCCTTTCTATACAACGAAAGGAGTAGGGAATGGGACTGGATTGGGTCTTTCTGTGAGTTATCAGATTATCGTGAATAATCATCAAGGCCGATTATATTGTGAGTCTGAATTAGGTAAGGGAACAAAATTTATAATTGAGTTACCAATTCAAGGCAAGGGGTGA
- a CDS encoding PAS domain S-box protein, protein MNNAAEPIHILIIEKNPRDLCLLLEQLKPYDYRITVTKTSDNSINLVKSLQPDLILLGVQLAICEDYKICKNILKELQKCDKPIILLGALFTEEQRRKVYEMGGCDYILKPFCGEEVRRRIDSQVAQKRFSQQINRQQKQLKQETATRKASEERLRLLERAIANSTNGITIVDAQDRDYPLVYVNSGFERITGYKSEEVLGKNCRFLQGGDWQQAERKKLREAIAQGTSTQVLLRNYRKDGTLFWNELSISPIHDETGKVTHFIGVQTDISEHIEMEECLKTLLQTQRAMLKAIPDLLIRIRRDGTRLSLFNEEQVHLIPSHLDDPIGGNIADALPADLTQTRLQYINQALDTGELQLYQQTVELNGKIYYEECRVMPCGENETLVMVRDITEQFNTEQRLKDLLQTHEATLAAIPDLLLHLRRDGTRLAVYNPDHIRLIDPDCYKTLGNSVWDILPPDLAEKRLAATEQALMTGKLQIYEQELIIDGEIVYEECRVVPCREDDVLIIVRDITKQKMALQERERIALALQESERKKQAILSAIPDLMFCLNDQGIYTDFVNSPYTQSLNPTEQWVGKCLDDLPDPPVAQRQWEALQKVLPTGKREVYEQRVWVQGKWQDEEVQMVKLNDHEVLLTIRDITERKRVAARLQESEARFRSAFDDAAIGMALVSTEGRFIRVNQSFCQLFGYSKTELLQMHCKDLTHPDDLPKTQEALERLLQNQMRVYQEEKRYLHKQGQIIWAVSNISLVRNDRGEALYFTAQIQDISDLKQAELEAQERETQLRILGDNLPKGCIYRMVRDPDGRYYFSYITAGIEQLVGVTPEQVVADGSVLYNLIVEEDRPLHQRLTQESLDNLSVFGMQMRKYAPDGSIQWSQIRSTPRRLEDGRVVWDGIEVDITDLKQTEEQLRESEERFRRAFDDAGTGMALVSPDGRWLKVNRTLCAMLGYSEAELLAFTVEEITHPDDWLVDWNLATQVLNGVLRTYNLEKRYLSKTGEVIWILLTVSLVRDPEGNPLYFVSQIQDIRDRKQAEDKLRENEERLRSIASNIPGMLYTIVDYGNTARFEYVSEGVEELCQVPLEAVYEDANLLLNQMHPEDQEGYRCVSERSIQEFSSFSHEWRHILPSGETIWLMGKSRPVRRSDGAIAWNGILLNITTLKEIQGELEKAKEAAEAANRAKSTFLANMSHELRSPLNAILGFAQVLDGAENLTPPQQENLHIIRQSGEHLLSLINDILDISKIEAGQITVHAEDCHLSRIVDELYNLFRLKAQQKQLQFTISQGEGVPEWIYGDRIKLRQILINLLSNALKFTQKGTVHLHIEQTPLPAETLPPHSPESGQSLIQLAFTIQDTGIGIRSEEIPQLFNPFVQSESGLQSQQGTGLGLAISQRYAKLMGGEITLESQWKQGSKFTLTLPILTSFTQTPAPASSLKQIIGLAPNQPEYRILIVDDHLPNRQLMQQILTPLGFIVREAHNGQEAIEQWQQFNPHLIWMDLRMPILDGYEATKKIRQIEAENKIKNPVYIIALTANAFDEQKQQALDLGCNDFIHKPLEISSILETTAEYLGLNYTYAEEDTVTSINQDTEFYIKQCSHLPEDWKNRILEAIFSLDLSQIQELTQEISEQEPELTALLKTYINNYDYNSILTLLGNSDD, encoded by the coding sequence ATGAATAATGCTGCTGAACCTATTCACATTCTGATTATTGAGAAAAATCCTAGGGATCTTTGCTTATTGTTGGAGCAATTAAAGCCCTATGATTATCGAATTACAGTGACTAAAACTTCAGACAATAGTATAAATTTGGTAAAATCTTTACAGCCAGATTTAATTTTATTAGGGGTTCAGTTGGCTATCTGTGAAGATTATAAGATTTGTAAGAATATTCTTAAAGAGCTACAAAAATGTGATAAGCCGATTATTTTATTAGGGGCTTTATTCACGGAGGAACAAAGACGAAAGGTCTATGAAATGGGAGGATGTGATTATATTTTAAAGCCATTTTGTGGGGAAGAAGTCCGGCGACGGATTGATAGTCAAGTGGCGCAAAAACGCTTTAGCCAACAGATTAACCGACAACAGAAACAGTTAAAACAGGAAACGGCGACTCGGAAAGCGAGTGAGGAGCGATTGCGTTTGTTGGAGCGTGCGATCGCCAACTCAACCAATGGGATTACAATTGTGGATGCTCAAGACCGAGACTATCCCTTAGTGTATGTGAATTCCGGCTTTGAGCGGATTACGGGCTATAAGTCTGAGGAAGTGTTAGGCAAAAACTGCCGCTTTCTTCAGGGGGGAGATTGGCAACAAGCGGAACGAAAAAAACTGCGGGAGGCGATCGCCCAAGGAACATCCACCCAAGTCCTACTACGCAATTATCGCAAAGATGGGACATTATTTTGGAATGAATTAAGTATCTCCCCCATCCATGACGAAACGGGAAAAGTGACCCACTTTATTGGGGTACAAACCGATATTAGCGAACATATCGAGATGGAAGAGTGCCTCAAAACCTTACTTCAGACTCAGCGCGCTATGTTGAAAGCCATTCCTGATCTTTTAATCCGGATTAGACGGGATGGTACCCGTTTAAGCCTTTTCAATGAGGAGCAAGTGCATTTAATCCCCTCCCATCTTGATGATCCCATTGGTGGAAATATTGCCGATGCACTCCCTGCCGATTTAACCCAGACTCGCTTGCAGTACATTAACCAAGCTTTGGATACCGGAGAATTACAACTCTATCAACAAACGGTAGAACTCAACGGCAAAATCTACTATGAGGAATGTCGGGTGATGCCCTGTGGGGAGAATGAAACGTTAGTCATGGTGCGAGATATCACAGAACAGTTCAATACAGAACAGCGTCTGAAAGACCTCCTCCAGACCCATGAAGCCACCTTAGCCGCCATTCCTGACCTTTTACTCCATTTGAGGAGAGATGGCACCCGTTTAGCCGTATATAACCCCGATCATATTCGTTTAATCGATCCCGACTGCTACAAAACATTGGGGAACAGTGTCTGGGATATCCTGCCTCCGGATTTGGCAGAAAAACGTTTAGCAGCTACGGAGCAGGCGTTAATGACTGGGAAGTTACAAATTTATGAGCAAGAGTTAATCATTGACGGGGAAATAGTCTATGAAGAATGTCGGGTGGTGCCTTGTCGGGAGGACGATGTGTTAATTATTGTGCGGGATATCACGAAACAAAAGATGGCCTTACAGGAACGGGAACGAATCGCATTGGCTCTCCAAGAAAGTGAACGGAAAAAACAGGCGATTTTGAGTGCTATTCCTGACTTAATGTTTTGTCTTAATGATCAGGGCATCTATACCGATTTTGTCAATTCTCCTTACACCCAAAGTTTAAACCCCACAGAACAATGGGTGGGTAAATGCTTAGATGATTTGCCGGATCCTCCCGTTGCTCAACGTCAGTGGGAGGCTCTCCAAAAGGTATTACCTACGGGGAAGCGAGAGGTGTATGAGCAGCGTGTCTGGGTGCAGGGGAAATGGCAGGATGAAGAAGTGCAAATGGTCAAGTTAAATGACCATGAAGTTCTCTTAACGATTCGGGATATCACGGAACGGAAACGGGTGGCGGCTCGTTTACAGGAGAGTGAGGCGCGTTTTCGCAGTGCCTTTGATGATGCGGCTATTGGGATGGCTTTAGTGTCTACGGAGGGGCGTTTTATTCGAGTCAATCAAAGTTTTTGCCAGTTATTTGGCTACAGTAAAACTGAGCTTTTGCAAATGCACTGTAAGGATTTAACTCACCCGGATGATTTACCTAAAACTCAAGAAGCGTTAGAGCGTTTGTTGCAGAACCAGATGAGGGTTTATCAGGAAGAAAAGCGTTATCTCCATAAACAGGGACAGATTATTTGGGCGGTGTCTAATATTTCTTTAGTGCGGAATGATCGGGGAGAAGCACTCTATTTTACGGCTCAAATTCAAGATATTAGCGATCTCAAACAGGCTGAGTTAGAAGCGCAAGAACGAGAAACTCAATTGAGGATTTTGGGGGATAATCTGCCCAAAGGTTGTATTTATCGCATGGTTCGAGATCCTGACGGGAGATATTACTTTTCTTACATCACGGCGGGGATTGAACAATTGGTGGGAGTTACCCCGGAACAGGTGGTGGCGGATGGGTCGGTTTTATATAACTTAATTGTGGAAGAAGATCGCCCTCTGCATCAGCGACTGACTCAAGAATCTTTGGATAATTTGTCGGTTTTTGGGATGCAAATGCGCAAGTATGCCCCCGATGGGAGTATTCAGTGGTCGCAAATTCGCTCTACTCCTCGCCGTTTGGAGGATGGTCGGGTGGTTTGGGATGGCATTGAGGTAGATATTACAGATTTAAAACAAACGGAAGAACAACTCAGGGAAAGTGAGGAGCGTTTTCGTCGTGCTTTTGATGATGCGGGAACGGGAATGGCTTTAGTTTCTCCCGATGGTAGATGGTTGAAGGTGAATCGGACGTTGTGCGCAATGTTGGGTTACAGTGAGGCGGAGTTACTGGCGTTTACTGTGGAGGAGATCACCCATCCCGATGATTGGCTGGTGGACTGGAACTTGGCGACACAGGTATTAAATGGCGTGCTGCGCACCTATAACCTAGAAAAACGCTATTTGAGCAAGACAGGGGAGGTGATTTGGATTCTGTTAACGGTTTCTTTGGTGCGAGATCCAGAAGGGAATCCCCTGTATTTTGTCTCCCAAATTCAGGATATCCGGGATCGGAAACAAGCGGAGGACAAACTGCGGGAAAATGAGGAACGCTTACGTTCGATTGCCAGTAATATCCCCGGAATGCTCTATACCATCGTGGATTATGGCAATACCGCGAGGTTTGAATATGTCAGTGAGGGGGTGGAGGAACTCTGTCAAGTGCCTTTAGAGGCGGTCTATGAGGATGCTAATTTGTTGCTGAACCAAATGCACCCGGAGGATCAAGAGGGGTATCGTTGTGTGTCGGAACGCAGTATTCAGGAATTCTCCAGTTTTTCCCATGAATGGCGGCATATTTTGCCTTCTGGGGAAACGATTTGGTTAATGGGGAAATCCCGTCCGGTGCGACGGTCTGATGGGGCGATTGCTTGGAATGGGATTCTGTTAAATATTACGACCCTTAAGGAGATTCAGGGGGAATTGGAGAAGGCGAAGGAAGCGGCAGAGGCGGCAAACCGGGCGAAAAGTACGTTTTTGGCGAATATGAGTCATGAGTTGCGATCGCCCTTAAACGCCATTTTAGGCTTTGCTCAAGTCCTCGACGGGGCAGAAAACCTCACCCCACCCCAACAGGAAAACCTACACATTATCCGCCAAAGTGGGGAACACTTACTGAGTTTAATTAATGATATTCTCGACATTTCCAAAATTGAAGCGGGGCAAATAACCGTTCATGCCGAAGATTGTCACTTGTCCCGGATTGTGGATGAACTCTATAATCTGTTCCGGTTAAAAGCCCAACAAAAACAACTGCAATTCACCATCAGCCAAGGGGAAGGGGTGCCGGAGTGGATTTATGGCGATCGCATCAAACTTCGCCAAATCCTGATCAATCTTCTCAGTAACGCCCTCAAATTCACCCAAAAAGGCACCGTTCACCTCCACATTGAACAAACCCCCCTCCCCGCCGAAACCTTGCCCCCCCACAGCCCCGAATCCGGTCAATCTTTAATACAACTGGCCTTTACCATCCAAGATACAGGCATTGGCATCCGGTCGGAAGAAATCCCCCAACTCTTTAATCCCTTCGTGCAATCAGAATCCGGCCTTCAATCCCAACAAGGCACAGGTTTAGGATTAGCCATCAGTCAACGCTACGCCAAACTAATGGGCGGAGAAATCACCCTAGAATCCCAATGGAAACAAGGCTCTAAATTCACCTTAACTCTCCCCATTCTCACCTCCTTTACTCAAACCCCCGCCCCCGCATCCTCCCTCAAACAGATTATTGGTTTAGCCCCCAACCAACCCGAATATCGAATTTTAATCGTCGATGATCACCTCCCAAATCGTCAACTGATGCAGCAAATTTTAACCCCATTAGGCTTTATTGTCCGAGAAGCCCATAATGGACAAGAAGCTATTGAACAATGGCAACAATTTAACCCCCATTTGATTTGGATGGATTTACGAATGCCTATTTTAGATGGATACGAAGCAACCAAAAAAATTCGACAAATCGAAGCCGAAAATAAGATTAAAAATCCGGTTTATATTATTGCCTTAACCGCCAATGCTTTTGATGAACAGAAACAACAAGCCTTAGACCTAGGCTGCAATGATTTTATTCACAAACCCCTAGAAATTTCTAGTATATTAGAAACAACAGCCGAGTATTTAGGGCTTAATTATACTTATGCTGAAGAAGACACCGTAACCTCTATAAATCAAGACACAGAATTTTATATTAAACAATGCTCACATCTACCGGAAGATTGGAAAAATCGAATACTGGAGGCTATTTTCAGCTTAGACCTAAGCCAAATTCAGGAATTAACTCAGGAAATTAGTGAGCAAGAACCCGAACTTACTGCATTACTAAAAACCTACATTAATAACTACGATTACAATAGTATTTTAACCTTATTGGGAAATAGTGATGATTGA